A section of the Streptomyces sp. V3I8 genome encodes:
- a CDS encoding SDR family NAD(P)-dependent oxidoreductase, with amino-acid sequence MDSQHYLAHLFSLEGRTALVTGGSSGIGRGIAQALARAGADVVLVARKEAELAATADELTALGARAAWVGGDLSTRAGVRDAAEQAAGVFGEPDILVNCAGINLRPPMSELGEEVWDATMALNLDAPFLLGQRFGPAMAERGFGRIIHITSQQAHRAFVQSGAYGVSKGALESLARSQAEAWSPYGVTVNTLVPGFVMTPLNRRLSSDPGKVAALAARTLVGRNGLAEDFAGAAVFLASTASAYVTGQSLHVDGGFSVH; translated from the coding sequence ATGGACTCGCAGCACTACCTCGCGCACCTGTTCTCCCTGGAAGGCCGGACCGCCCTGGTGACCGGGGGCAGCTCCGGCATCGGGCGCGGCATCGCTCAAGCCCTGGCCCGCGCCGGGGCGGACGTCGTGCTCGTGGCGCGCAAGGAGGCCGAACTGGCGGCCACCGCAGACGAGTTGACCGCTCTTGGTGCCCGGGCGGCCTGGGTCGGCGGGGACTTGAGCACCCGGGCGGGCGTACGCGACGCGGCCGAGCAGGCGGCCGGCGTCTTCGGCGAGCCCGACATCCTCGTCAACTGCGCCGGGATCAACCTGCGGCCGCCGATGAGCGAGCTGGGCGAGGAGGTCTGGGACGCCACCATGGCGCTGAACCTGGACGCGCCCTTCCTGCTGGGCCAGCGGTTCGGCCCGGCGATGGCCGAGCGGGGCTTCGGGCGGATCATCCACATCACCTCGCAGCAGGCGCACCGCGCCTTCGTCCAGAGCGGTGCCTACGGCGTCTCCAAGGGCGCGCTGGAGTCGCTGGCCCGTTCGCAGGCGGAGGCCTGGTCGCCGTACGGCGTCACGGTCAACACACTGGTGCCCGGTTTCGTGATGACACCGCTGAACCGGCGCCTGTCGTCCGACCCCGGAAAGGTGGCGGCCCTCGCGGCCCGCACGCTGGTTGGCCGCAACGGCCTGGCGGAGGACTTCGCGGGCGCGGCGGTCTTTCTGGCGAGCACGGCCTCGGCGTACGTCACCGGGCAGTCGCTGCATGTCGACGGCGGCTTCTCCGTCCACTGA
- a CDS encoding thiamine pyrophosphate-requiring protein, with translation MKVSDYILQRLREWDVDHVFAYAGDGINGLLAAWGRAENKPKFVQARHEEMAAFQAVGYAKFSGRVGVCAATSGPGAIHLLNGLYDAKLDHVPVVALVGQTDRTAMGGSYQQEVDLASLYKDVASEFCETATVPEQLPNLIDRAMRTAYARRTVTAVILPADVQELDYSPPTHAFKMVPSSLGLGRSAPVPADEDVLRAAQVLNAGEKVAVLIGQGARGARAEVEELAEVLGAGVAKALLGKDALPDDLPYVTGSIGLLGTRPSYELMRDCDTLLVVGSSFPYTQFLPELDQARAVQIDIDPHMIGLRYPFEVNLVGDAGETLRALLPHLRRKEGRAWREKIEKNVSRWWEVMQRRAAVDADPVNPEYVVHALDARLPEDAVLAADSGSAANWYARHLRLRGRMRGSLSGTLATMGPGVPYAIGAKFAHPDRPAIALVGDGAMQMNGMMEMVTAAKYCHEWSDPRLIVAVLNNGDLNQVTWEMRAMSGAPQFEESQHIPDLPYAEIARSFGLDGVRVEKPEQVEPAWDRALAADRPFVIDFRCDPAVPPIPPHATLDQIEAAASAILHGDSDRGSVIRQGFKAKVQEMLPGGDRSE, from the coding sequence ATGAAGGTGTCCGACTACATCCTGCAGCGCCTGCGTGAGTGGGACGTGGACCATGTCTTCGCCTACGCCGGCGACGGGATCAACGGGCTGCTGGCGGCCTGGGGCCGGGCGGAGAACAAGCCGAAGTTCGTCCAGGCGCGGCACGAGGAGATGGCCGCCTTCCAGGCCGTGGGGTACGCCAAGTTCTCCGGCAGGGTGGGCGTGTGCGCGGCCACCTCCGGACCGGGGGCGATCCACCTGCTGAACGGGCTGTACGACGCGAAGCTCGACCACGTCCCGGTCGTGGCGCTGGTCGGGCAGACCGACCGCACCGCCATGGGCGGCTCGTACCAGCAGGAGGTGGACCTGGCGAGCCTGTACAAGGACGTCGCCTCGGAGTTCTGCGAGACGGCGACGGTGCCGGAACAGCTGCCGAACCTGATCGACCGGGCGATGCGCACCGCGTACGCGCGGCGCACCGTCACCGCGGTCATCCTGCCCGCCGACGTGCAGGAGCTGGACTACAGCCCGCCGACCCACGCGTTCAAGATGGTGCCGTCCAGCCTGGGCCTCGGGCGCTCCGCGCCGGTGCCGGCCGACGAGGACGTCCTGCGCGCCGCGCAGGTCCTGAACGCCGGGGAGAAGGTCGCCGTGCTGATCGGCCAGGGCGCCCGGGGAGCGCGCGCCGAGGTCGAGGAGCTGGCGGAGGTGCTCGGCGCCGGGGTCGCCAAGGCTCTGCTGGGCAAGGACGCACTGCCGGACGACCTGCCGTACGTGACCGGGTCCATCGGGCTGCTCGGCACCCGCCCGTCCTACGAGCTGATGCGGGACTGCGACACCCTGCTGGTGGTCGGCTCCAGCTTCCCGTACACGCAGTTCCTGCCGGAGCTGGACCAGGCGCGGGCCGTCCAGATCGACATCGACCCGCACATGATCGGCCTGCGCTACCCCTTCGAGGTGAACCTCGTGGGGGACGCCGGCGAGACACTGCGCGCACTGCTGCCGCACCTGCGGCGCAAGGAGGGGCGCGCCTGGCGGGAGAAGATCGAGAAGAACGTCTCGCGCTGGTGGGAGGTCATGCAGCGGCGGGCCGCCGTGGACGCCGACCCGGTCAATCCCGAGTACGTCGTGCACGCCCTGGACGCCAGGCTGCCCGAGGACGCCGTCCTGGCCGCGGACTCCGGGTCGGCGGCCAACTGGTACGCCCGCCACCTGCGGCTGCGCGGCCGGATGCGCGGCTCCCTGTCCGGGACGCTGGCGACGATGGGGCCGGGCGTGCCGTACGCGATCGGCGCGAAGTTCGCCCACCCGGACCGGCCGGCGATCGCCCTCGTCGGGGACGGGGCCATGCAGATGAACGGCATGATGGAGATGGTGACGGCCGCCAAGTACTGCCACGAGTGGTCCGATCCGCGGCTGATCGTGGCCGTGCTCAACAACGGCGACCTCAACCAGGTCACCTGGGAGATGCGGGCCATGTCCGGCGCCCCGCAGTTCGAGGAGTCGCAGCACATCCCCGACCTGCCCTACGCCGAGATCGCCCGCAGCTTCGGCCTGGACGGCGTACGCGTGGAGAAGCCGGAGCAGGTCGAGCCGGCCTGGGACCGGGCCCTGGCCGCCGACCGGCCCTTCGTCATCGATTTCCGCTGCGATCCGGCCGTGCCGCCGATCCCGCCGCACGCCACCCTGGACCAGATCGAGGCGGCGGCCTCGGCGATCCTGCACGGCGACAGCGACCGCGGTTCCGTGATCAGGCAGGGGTTCAAGGCCAAGGTGCAGGAGATGCTGCCCGGCGGGGACCGCTCCGAGTAG
- a CDS encoding DUF1707 domain-containing protein, which yields MTSLSKDAQPLFGEDERDVAVRRLQDAYAQGHVPHEEMDVLLHRVLTARTHGELASALAAFPAEDPGTTSTIGAVAGRIKRRGAWRVPRFLKVESAMGRVHLNLSRAAFEHPVVDIELQLGTGRAKITVPRDAVVDVEGVRTTWKDLRYRPPRHSRPGGGPRIRISGVMGMGRLRIRHAWR from the coding sequence GTGACCTCTCTGTCGAAGGACGCACAGCCGCTGTTCGGTGAGGACGAGCGCGACGTCGCCGTGCGGCGCCTGCAGGACGCGTACGCCCAAGGGCACGTCCCGCACGAGGAGATGGACGTACTCCTCCACCGGGTGCTCACCGCCAGGACGCACGGCGAGCTGGCGTCGGCCCTGGCCGCGTTTCCTGCGGAGGACCCGGGCACCACGTCCACGATCGGCGCCGTCGCCGGACGGATCAAGCGGCGCGGCGCGTGGCGCGTCCCGCGGTTCCTCAAGGTCGAGTCCGCGATGGGCCGGGTCCATCTGAACCTGTCCCGGGCGGCCTTCGAGCATCCGGTGGTCGACATCGAGCTGCAGCTCGGCACCGGACGGGCGAAGATCACGGTCCCCCGCGACGCGGTCGTCGACGTCGAGGGGGTGCGCACCACATGGAAGGACCTGCGCTACCGGCCCCCGCGGCACTCCCGGCCCGGCGGCGGGCCGAGGATCCGGATCTCGGGGGTCATGGGAATGGGACGGCTGCGCATCCGCCACGCGTGGCGTTGA
- a CDS encoding carbohydrate ABC transporter permease produces the protein MIGKESTAGRVTKFTFLGLWLLFTVFPLYWITITSLKAPGDIFAFPIAYWPEHFSLENYSGLFGKADFGVYLTNSLIIATVAAAVATVISMLSAYVLARFEFRTKSALLMAALVTQMIPTFIALGPLYLLMTDLKMVDNRLGLILVYIAVCIPFCTVMLRGFFENIPDALEEAAMIDGLSRFGALFRVLLPVMRPGIVAAFIFNFVNCWNELFLSVTLMNSDSNKTVPTALNGFISSFNIDWGSMSAAAVLTILPTMLLFAFASRHIVQGLTAGAVKG, from the coding sequence GTGATCGGCAAGGAGTCCACGGCGGGCCGGGTCACCAAGTTCACCTTTCTGGGGCTGTGGCTGCTCTTCACCGTCTTCCCCCTCTACTGGATCACCATCACGTCGCTGAAGGCGCCGGGCGACATCTTCGCCTTCCCGATCGCCTACTGGCCCGAGCACTTCTCGCTGGAGAACTACAGCGGGCTGTTCGGCAAGGCCGACTTCGGGGTCTACCTCACCAACAGCCTCATCATCGCCACCGTGGCGGCCGCGGTCGCCACCGTCATCTCGATGCTCTCGGCGTACGTGCTGGCCCGCTTCGAGTTCCGCACCAAGTCCGCGCTGCTGATGGCGGCCCTGGTGACCCAGATGATCCCGACGTTCATCGCGCTGGGGCCGCTGTACCTGCTGATGACCGACCTCAAGATGGTCGACAACCGGCTCGGGCTGATCCTCGTCTACATCGCCGTCTGCATCCCGTTCTGCACGGTGATGCTCCGGGGCTTCTTCGAGAACATCCCGGACGCGCTGGAGGAGGCCGCCATGATCGACGGCCTGTCCCGGTTCGGGGCGCTGTTCCGGGTGCTGCTGCCGGTGATGCGGCCCGGGATCGTGGCGGCCTTCATCTTCAACTTCGTCAACTGCTGGAACGAGCTGTTCCTGTCGGTGACGCTGATGAACAGCGACAGCAACAAGACCGTGCCGACCGCCCTGAACGGCTTCATCAGCAGCTTCAACATCGACTGGGGCTCGATGTCCGCGGCCGCGGTGCTCACCATCCTGCCCACGATGCTGCTGTTCGCCTTCGCCAGCCGCCACATCGTCCAGGGACTCACGGCGGGAGCGGTGAAGGGCTGA
- a CDS encoding MerR family transcriptional regulator, producing the protein MSSEHMQIGEVGARTELALRTIRYYEATGLVTPSACSAGGFRLYTREDVARLKAIRRMQPLDFSLDQMRELLALTDRLDSDDGLTAYERQSLLLRVREYEQHALWQVERLRTQLTEAEEFAQTLRKRLNRDRDKDRDKDRDRDRGRERTRATTA; encoded by the coding sequence ATGAGCAGCGAGCACATGCAGATCGGCGAGGTCGGCGCACGCACGGAGCTGGCGCTGCGCACGATCCGGTACTACGAGGCGACCGGCCTGGTCACCCCCTCCGCCTGTTCCGCGGGCGGTTTCCGCCTCTACACCAGGGAGGACGTCGCCCGGCTGAAGGCCATCCGCCGTATGCAGCCACTCGACTTCAGCCTGGACCAGATGCGTGAGCTGCTGGCCCTCACCGACCGTCTCGACTCCGACGACGGTCTGACGGCGTACGAACGGCAGTCCCTGCTGCTGCGCGTCCGCGAGTACGAGCAGCACGCCCTCTGGCAGGTGGAAAGGCTCCGCACGCAACTGACGGAGGCCGAGGAGTTCGCCCAGACACTCCGCAAGCGCCTGAACCGGGACCGGGACAAGGACCGCGACAAGGACCGGGACCGCGATCGCGGCCGCGAGCGGACCCGGGCCACCACGGCCTGA
- a CDS encoding SulP family inorganic anion transporter, which yields MSPLARLRGLRPDWLSDPKVWRTEMLAGLVVALALIPEAISFSIIAGVDPAIGLFASFTMAVTISVVGGRRAMISAATGAVALVIAPLNREHGLGHLVAAVILAGVFQIALGALGVAKLMRFVPRSVMVGFVNALAVLIFMAQVPEMHDVPWPVYPLIAGGLALMVFFPRITTVVPAPLVSIVILTVVTVAAGIAVPTVGDKGELPSSLPVPGLPDVPFTLDTLTTVAPYAFAMALVGLMESLMTAKLVDEITDTHSSKTRESIGQGIANIVTGFFGGMGGCAMIGQTMINVKVSGARTRLSTFLAGVFLMVLCIVFGPVVSDIPMAALVAVMVMVSFATFDWHSVAPKTLRRMPVGEIAVMVVTVACVVATGNLAIGVVVGSVTAMVIFARRVAHLAEVTPVTDPDGGRVVYRVTGELFFASSNDLVGQFRYAADPDRVVIDLTAAHIWDASSVAALDAVETKYAQRGKTVEIIGLNEPSARIHGKLSGELGGGH from the coding sequence CTGTCCCCGCTCGCGCGGTTGCGCGGTCTGCGTCCCGACTGGCTCTCCGACCCGAAGGTCTGGCGCACCGAGATGCTGGCCGGCCTGGTGGTCGCGCTCGCGCTGATCCCCGAGGCGATCTCGTTCTCGATCATCGCCGGGGTCGACCCGGCGATCGGACTGTTCGCGTCCTTCACCATGGCCGTGACCATCTCCGTCGTCGGCGGACGCCGGGCGATGATCTCCGCCGCCACCGGAGCCGTGGCGCTGGTCATCGCCCCGCTCAACCGCGAGCACGGCCTGGGTCACCTGGTCGCCGCGGTCATCCTGGCCGGTGTCTTCCAGATCGCGCTCGGCGCGCTCGGCGTCGCGAAGCTGATGCGGTTCGTGCCCCGCAGCGTGATGGTCGGCTTCGTCAACGCCCTCGCCGTCCTCATCTTCATGGCCCAGGTCCCCGAGATGCACGACGTGCCCTGGCCCGTCTATCCACTGATCGCCGGCGGGCTCGCCCTCATGGTGTTCTTCCCGAGGATCACCACCGTGGTCCCGGCCCCGCTGGTGTCCATCGTCATCCTCACCGTCGTCACCGTCGCCGCCGGGATCGCCGTGCCGACGGTCGGGGACAAGGGCGAGCTGCCGTCCTCCCTGCCGGTGCCGGGCCTGCCCGACGTGCCGTTCACCCTGGACACCCTGACGACCGTCGCCCCCTACGCGTTCGCCATGGCGCTGGTCGGCCTGATGGAGTCGCTGATGACGGCCAAGCTGGTCGACGAGATCACCGACACCCATTCCTCCAAGACCCGCGAGTCGATCGGGCAGGGCATCGCCAACATCGTGACCGGGTTCTTCGGCGGTATGGGCGGCTGCGCCATGATCGGTCAGACGATGATCAACGTGAAGGTCTCCGGCGCCCGCACCCGCCTGTCCACCTTCCTGGCCGGCGTGTTCCTGATGGTGCTGTGCATCGTCTTCGGCCCGGTCGTCTCCGACATTCCGATGGCCGCCCTGGTCGCCGTCATGGTCATGGTGTCCTTCGCGACCTTCGACTGGCATTCCGTCGCGCCCAAGACGCTCAGGCGGATGCCCGTCGGCGAGATCGCCGTCATGGTCGTCACCGTCGCCTGCGTGGTCGCCACCGGCAATCTCGCCATCGGCGTCGTCGTCGGCTCCGTCACCGCGATGGTCATCTTCGCCAGGCGCGTCGCCCATCTGGCCGAGGTCACCCCGGTCACCGACCCGGACGGCGGCCGGGTCGTCTACCGCGTCACCGGTGAGCTGTTCTTCGCCTCCTCCAACGACCTGGTCGGCCAGTTCCGCTACGCCGCCGATCCCGACAGGGTCGTCATCGACCTGACCGCCGCGCATATCTGGGACGCCTCGTCCGTCGCGGCCCTGGACGCCGTCGAGACCAAGTACGCGCAGCGGGGCAAGACGGTGGAGATCATCGGCCTGAACGAGCCGAGTGCCCGGATCCACGGGAAGCTCAGCGGAGAGCTGGGCGGCGGGCACTGA